One region of Cheilinus undulatus linkage group 4, ASM1832078v1, whole genome shotgun sequence genomic DNA includes:
- the LOC121507771 gene encoding mediator of RNA polymerase II transcription subunit 15-like: MLSDTKRMKYTAMLHPHPSGKGDEPQQPVCQEEEVVLDQQVCNLERNSGPDQEPPQITEDQEEPCSRQEGEQLILKQETDTKNVPQQFLCKKEEFLADPHICYQERSSSLDQEGPKPPQLTEDQEEPCSCQEVEQPVLKQETGTCLNSDKDVPQQHVFKEEKAFADQRVCKQEKNSGPDQEEPEPPQLTEEKEEPCCRQEGEQFVLKQETGTCMNSDKGVCACFLDVPQHHLCKKEEALADKQVCKQEMNCSPDQEEQEPPQLAEDWGEPCSSQQLLLKQETDTFPLTSTNEGCDHGEPELQNEHQLLPHNSHDVVNQDPKVSKHRDSKTARNSVPKQGQNLL; this comes from the exons ATGCTGAGTGACACAAAGAGGATGAAGTACACCGCCATGCTCCATCCCCATCCTTCAGGTAAAGGAG ACGAGCCACAGCAACCTGTGTGTCAGGAAGAGGAGGTAGTGTTGGATCAGCAGGTCTGTAACCTGGAGAGGAACTCTGGTCCAGACCAAGAGCCTCCACAGATTACAGAGGATCAGGAGGAACCCTGCAGCCGTCAGGAGGGAGAGCAGCTCATACTGAAACAGGAGACTGACACAAAAa ATGTGCCACAGCAATTTCTGTGTAAGAAAGAGGAGTTTCTGGCTGACCCACATATCTGTTACCAGGAGAGGAGCTCCAGTCTAGACCAGGAAGGACCAAAGCCTCCACAGCTTACAGAGGATCAGGAGGAACCCTGCAGCTGCCAGGAGGTAGAGCAGCCCGTACTAAAGCAGGAGACTGGCACATGCTTGAACAGTGACAAAg ATGTGCCACAGCAACATGTCTTTAAGGAAGAGAAGGCTTTTGCTGATCAGCGGGTCTGTAAACAGGAGAAGAACTCTGGGCCAGACCAAGAGGAGCCAGAGCCTCCACAGCTTacagaggaaaaggaggaaCCCTGCTGCCGTCAGGAGGGAGAGCAGTTTGTACTGAAGCAGGAGACTGGCACATGCATGAACAGTGACAagggtgtgtgtgcatgtttcttag ATGTGCCACAGCATCATTTGTGTAAGAAAGAGGAGGCTCTGGCTGACAAGCAGGTCTGTAAGCAGGAGATGAACTGCAGCCCAGACCAAGAGGAGCAAGAGCCTCCACAGCTTGCAGAGGATTGGGGAGAACCCTGCAGCAGTCAGCAGCTGCTACTGAAGCAGGAGACTGACACATTCCCACTGACTTCTACTAATGAGGGTTGTGACCACGGAGAACCAGAACTACAAAATGAGCACCAGCTCCTTCCTCACAACTCCCATGATGTTGTGAATCAAGACCCTAAAGTAAGCAAGCACAGGGACTCTAAAACAGCTAGAAACTCAGTACCAAAACAAGGGCAAAATCTTCTCTAA
- the anxa5b gene encoding annexin A5b isoform X2 codes for MAHRGTVKPSANFNASTDAEVLQKAMKGLGTDEDAILQLLTARSNAQRQEIKTMYKTLFGKDLVDDLKGELGGKFETLIVALMTPPILYDVTSLRNAIKGAGTDEKVLIEILASRTPQQVKDIIAAYRQEYDDNLEEDVAGDTSGHFKRLLVILLQANRQTGIQHGNIESDAQALFKAGEEKFGTDEQSFVTILGNRSPEHLRKVFDAYMKMSGYEMEESISRETSGGLKDLLLAVVKCARSVPAYFAETLYYAMKGVGTDDNTLIRVMVTRSEVDMLDIRTEFRRMFACSLHSMIKGDTGGDYRKALLLLCGGDDA; via the exons ATG GCACACAGAGGAACTGTGAAACCCAGTGCAAATTTCAATGCCAGCACAGATGCTGAGGTCCTGCAAAAGGCCATGAAGGGGCTCG GGACCGATGAGGACGCCATCTTACAGCTGTTGACGGCTCGCAGCAACGCCCAGAGGCAGGAGATCAAGACCATGTACAAAACCCTGTTTGGAAAG GACCTGGTAGATGACCTGAAGGGGGAGCTTGGTGGTAAATTTGAGACCCTGATCGTAGCCCTGATGACCCCACCCATCCTTTATGATGTGACATCACTCCGCAACGCTATCAAG GGAGCAGGAACAGATGAGAAGGTGCTGATTGAGATCCTCGCCTCCAGAACACCTCAGCAGGTGAAGGATATCATCGCTGCTTATAGGCAAg agtATGACGACAACCTGGAGGAGGACGTAGCCGGTGATACCTCAGGCCACTTCAAGAGACTTCTGGTTATTCTGCTGCAG GCCAACAGGCAGACAGGGATCCAGCATGGAAACATCGAGAGCGATGCTCAG GCCCTCTTCAAGGCCGGAGAGGAGAAATTCGGCACTGACGAGCAATCCTTTGTCACCATCCTCGGAAACCGGAGTCCAGAACATCTCAGGAAAG TATTTGATGCTTACATGAAGATGTCCGGATACGAGATGGAGGAGAGCATCAGCAGAGAAACTTCTGGAGGCCTGAAAGATCTGCTTCTTGCTGTTG TGAAGTGCGCCAGAAGTGTTCCAGCCTATTTTGCTGAGACTCTTTACTATGCAATGAAG GGTGTAGGGACTGATGACAACACTCTGATCAGAGTGATGGTGACTCGCAGTGAGGTGGACATGTTGGATATCAGAACTGAGTTTAGGAGAATGTTTGCCTGCTCCCTGCATTCGATGATCAAG GGAGATACCGGCGGCGACTACAGAAAGGCTTTACTGTTGCTCTGTGGTGGAGATGATGCGTAA
- the anxa5b gene encoding annexin A5b isoform X1 has protein sequence MLQAHRGTVKPSANFNASTDAEVLQKAMKGLGTDEDAILQLLTARSNAQRQEIKTMYKTLFGKDLVDDLKGELGGKFETLIVALMTPPILYDVTSLRNAIKGAGTDEKVLIEILASRTPQQVKDIIAAYRQEYDDNLEEDVAGDTSGHFKRLLVILLQANRQTGIQHGNIESDAQALFKAGEEKFGTDEQSFVTILGNRSPEHLRKVFDAYMKMSGYEMEESISRETSGGLKDLLLAVVKCARSVPAYFAETLYYAMKGVGTDDNTLIRVMVTRSEVDMLDIRTEFRRMFACSLHSMIKGDTGGDYRKALLLLCGGDDA, from the exons atgTTGCAGGCACACAGAGGAACTGTGAAACCCAGTGCAAATTTCAATGCCAGCACAGATGCTGAGGTCCTGCAAAAGGCCATGAAGGGGCTCG GGACCGATGAGGACGCCATCTTACAGCTGTTGACGGCTCGCAGCAACGCCCAGAGGCAGGAGATCAAGACCATGTACAAAACCCTGTTTGGAAAG GACCTGGTAGATGACCTGAAGGGGGAGCTTGGTGGTAAATTTGAGACCCTGATCGTAGCCCTGATGACCCCACCCATCCTTTATGATGTGACATCACTCCGCAACGCTATCAAG GGAGCAGGAACAGATGAGAAGGTGCTGATTGAGATCCTCGCCTCCAGAACACCTCAGCAGGTGAAGGATATCATCGCTGCTTATAGGCAAg agtATGACGACAACCTGGAGGAGGACGTAGCCGGTGATACCTCAGGCCACTTCAAGAGACTTCTGGTTATTCTGCTGCAG GCCAACAGGCAGACAGGGATCCAGCATGGAAACATCGAGAGCGATGCTCAG GCCCTCTTCAAGGCCGGAGAGGAGAAATTCGGCACTGACGAGCAATCCTTTGTCACCATCCTCGGAAACCGGAGTCCAGAACATCTCAGGAAAG TATTTGATGCTTACATGAAGATGTCCGGATACGAGATGGAGGAGAGCATCAGCAGAGAAACTTCTGGAGGCCTGAAAGATCTGCTTCTTGCTGTTG TGAAGTGCGCCAGAAGTGTTCCAGCCTATTTTGCTGAGACTCTTTACTATGCAATGAAG GGTGTAGGGACTGATGACAACACTCTGATCAGAGTGATGGTGACTCGCAGTGAGGTGGACATGTTGGATATCAGAACTGAGTTTAGGAGAATGTTTGCCTGCTCCCTGCATTCGATGATCAAG GGAGATACCGGCGGCGACTACAGAAAGGCTTTACTGTTGCTCTGTGGTGGAGATGATGCGTAA